One Bacteroidota bacterium genomic window carries:
- a CDS encoding UbiD family decarboxylase, with amino-acid sequence MGYRSLQQCVQDLERHGHLVRIKAEMDPYLEIAEVQRRIYEAKGPALLFENVKGSPFPAVANLFGTIERSHFMFRDTLARMQKVMELKANPPAFLKNPFKYWDLPMAGIHALPRKKWFSAPVMYGETTLDKLPQIQSWPMDGGAFITLPQVYSEDPEKPGRMKSNLGMYRVQISGNDYVPNQELGLHYQIHRGIGVHHSKALAAGKPLKVSIFVGGPPSHTFAAVMPLPEGLAEVMFAGMLGGRSWKYKKADGHTISALADFCITGTITEFTKPEGPFGDHLGYYSLQHQFPVMKVEKVYHRKDAIWPFTVVGRPPQEDTSFGHLIHEITEPVVPTEIAGLRAMHAVDAAGVHPLLLAVGSERYVPYSKRKPQEILTIANAILGFNQASLAKYLMIVAGEDSPAPDIHDIPAFIQHLLQRIDWTRDLHFQTRTTIDTLDYSGSGFNEGSKVVMAAAGEPIRSLAKELPESMATLPKGFSRPKIALPGIVVVNSPAFKDVSTAQADAERLCRYLENANWPDALPMVVMVDDAEFAAAKINNFLWVTFTRSNPSHDIYGAHSSTVFKHWGCKGPLVIDARIKPHHAPPLVEDPKVTKRVDALFASGGILSKWG; translated from the coding sequence TTGGGATACCGCAGCCTGCAACAATGTGTACAAGACCTTGAGCGCCACGGACATCTGGTGCGTATCAAGGCCGAGATGGACCCCTATCTTGAAATTGCCGAAGTGCAACGGCGCATTTATGAGGCAAAAGGACCGGCGCTTTTGTTTGAAAATGTCAAAGGAAGCCCGTTTCCAGCAGTAGCCAACCTCTTCGGGACGATCGAACGCAGCCATTTTATGTTTCGCGACACGCTCGCGCGCATGCAAAAGGTCATGGAACTCAAAGCGAATCCGCCTGCCTTCCTGAAAAATCCTTTCAAATATTGGGATCTGCCGATGGCTGGCATCCATGCGCTGCCTCGGAAAAAGTGGTTTTCGGCGCCAGTGATGTATGGCGAAACGACGTTGGACAAATTGCCACAAATCCAATCGTGGCCGATGGATGGTGGGGCTTTCATCACCTTGCCCCAAGTCTACTCAGAGGATCCGGAAAAACCGGGACGGATGAAGAGCAACCTGGGTATGTACCGCGTCCAAATTTCGGGAAATGATTATGTTCCGAATCAAGAATTGGGCTTGCACTATCAAATTCACCGCGGCATCGGCGTACACCATTCGAAGGCGCTTGCTGCAGGCAAACCTTTGAAGGTCAGCATTTTTGTCGGGGGTCCTCCCTCCCATACCTTCGCAGCTGTCATGCCGTTGCCCGAGGGTTTGGCGGAAGTGATGTTTGCCGGTATGCTTGGCGGACGGAGCTGGAAATACAAGAAGGCTGACGGCCATACGATCAGCGCATTGGCCGACTTTTGCATTACCGGAACGATCACGGAATTCACCAAACCCGAAGGTCCGTTTGGAGATCACTTGGGCTACTACAGCCTTCAGCATCAATTTCCGGTGATGAAGGTCGAGAAGGTTTACCACCGCAAGGATGCGATTTGGCCGTTTACCGTCGTTGGACGGCCGCCGCAAGAGGACACGAGCTTTGGCCACCTGATCCACGAGATCACCGAACCGGTTGTTCCAACGGAAATTGCGGGCTTGCGCGCGATGCACGCCGTCGATGCCGCCGGCGTACACCCGCTTTTGCTTGCAGTGGGTTCGGAGCGGTACGTCCCCTATTCGAAGCGCAAACCACAAGAAATCCTGACGATTGCGAATGCGATTTTGGGTTTCAACCAGGCCTCGCTGGCAAAATACCTGATGATCGTCGCCGGGGAAGACAGTCCGGCACCTGATATTCACGACATTCCAGCCTTCATTCAGCACCTTCTCCAAAGAATCGACTGGACACGGGATTTGCATTTCCAGACCCGCACCACAATTGATACCTTGGATTATTCGGGTTCGGGATTCAATGAAGGTTCCAAAGTGGTGATGGCTGCTGCCGGCGAACCGATTCGCAGTCTCGCCAAAGAATTGCCAGAATCCATGGCGACCTTGCCAAAAGGCTTCTCGAGGCCCAAAATCGCCCTTCCGGGGATCGTGGTGGTCAACTCGCCAGCCTTCAAGGATGTCTCGACGGCGCAAGCCGATGCGGAAAGGCTATGTCGTTATCTGGAGAATGCAAATTGGCCGGATGCGCTCCCGATGGTCGTGATGGTCGATGATGCTGAATTTGCTGCAGCCAAAATCAACAACTTCCTTTGGGTAACATTTACGCGTTCCAATCCTTCGCATGACATTTACGGGGCCCATAGTTCGACAGTCTTCAAGCACTGGGGCTGCAAGGGTCCATTGGTCATCGATGCACGGATCAAGCCGCACCATGCGCCACCGTTGGTCGAAGATCCAAAAGTCACAAAGCGCGTGGATGCCTTGTTTGCCAGCGGAGGGATTCTCTCCAAATGGGGATAA
- a CDS encoding RtcB family protein, with translation MMNRISAVELTLPNPHAIPVKVFANADVKVEKAAVDELSGLLELQETVERIAAVEPDFFDCTNPGIVEIAVTPDFHKGAGIPIGTVLKTRGFMTPQAIGRDVNCGMRLMLTDWTVDEVRANLPALEQRIRHVFFEGAREIPLHPLQKQALLREGLPGLVETSGMLGEQGIWKHFRKEEQWKALDQVSENGQMFANGISEGLSNYTAHTDPRYDAQIGSIGGGNHFVEVQEVKSILDSTTAYQWGLKPGAVVVMIHTGSVSIGYPASGYAEMLLREIYPKTLSLPKNGILPLPTSEKYRPAFEAVQMALANAANFAYANRLFLSMMLRRVLEEALGDREFKLLWDSGHNLVWNAGNDEFLHRKGATPARGMEAMAGTPFAYTGEPVLIPGSMGASSFILRGNGAAGSMQSASHGAGRAMSRGQAMKATELEFQRFMEHFKIITPIDPKSPQMRGRQDIRQKWEEHLKQEAPWAFKEIAPVIDTQTEAGLVGAVAELTPIFTIKG, from the coding sequence ATGATGAATAGAATTTCAGCAGTAGAACTCACACTGCCCAATCCGCATGCGATTCCGGTAAAAGTCTTCGCCAATGCCGATGTCAAAGTCGAAAAAGCCGCGGTGGACGAACTCAGCGGTTTGCTCGAATTGCAAGAAACCGTTGAGCGTATTGCCGCAGTGGAGCCGGATTTCTTCGATTGCACCAATCCCGGCATTGTGGAGATCGCGGTAACGCCCGATTTTCACAAGGGAGCAGGCATTCCCATTGGAACCGTGCTCAAAACCAGAGGTTTCATGACGCCGCAGGCCATTGGCCGGGACGTCAATTGCGGCATGCGTCTGATGCTCACCGACTGGACCGTCGACGAAGTTCGCGCCAATTTGCCCGCTTTGGAACAGCGTATCCGCCATGTTTTCTTCGAAGGTGCCCGCGAAATTCCTTTGCACCCGCTGCAAAAGCAGGCTTTGCTCCGTGAAGGTTTGCCCGGACTGGTGGAAACCTCCGGAATGTTGGGCGAGCAAGGAATTTGGAAGCATTTTCGGAAGGAGGAGCAATGGAAAGCGCTCGATCAAGTCAGTGAAAATGGCCAAATGTTTGCAAATGGCATTTCCGAAGGCCTCTCCAATTACACGGCGCATACCGACCCGCGCTACGATGCGCAAATCGGTTCGATCGGTGGTGGAAACCACTTCGTTGAGGTGCAGGAGGTCAAGTCGATCCTCGATTCGACGACGGCCTACCAATGGGGACTCAAGCCCGGCGCGGTCGTTGTGATGATTCACACCGGATCTGTCAGCATCGGCTATCCGGCCTCGGGGTACGCAGAAATGTTGCTTCGCGAAATCTATCCGAAGACTTTGAGCCTCCCCAAGAATGGTATTTTACCGCTGCCAACGAGCGAAAAGTACCGTCCCGCATTCGAAGCTGTGCAGATGGCACTCGCCAATGCCGCGAATTTTGCCTACGCCAACCGCTTGTTTCTGAGCATGATGCTGCGGCGCGTGCTGGAAGAAGCCCTCGGCGACCGCGAATTCAAGTTGTTGTGGGACTCGGGTCACAATTTGGTCTGGAATGCCGGAAACGATGAATTCCTGCATCGCAAAGGCGCTACGCCTGCGCGTGGCATGGAGGCGATGGCGGGCACGCCCTTTGCCTACACCGGTGAACCGGTGCTGATTCCGGGCTCCATGGGTGCTTCGAGCTTCATCCTCCGCGGCAACGGCGCCGCCGGTTCGATGCAGAGTGCAAGCCACGGAGCCGGTCGGGCAATGTCGCGTGGGCAAGCCATGAAAGCCACCGAATTGGAGTTTCAGCGTTTTATGGAGCATTTCAAGATCATCACACCGATCGATCCGAAATCGCCCCAAATGCGTGGACGCCAAGACATCCGGCAGAAATGGGAGGAGCACTTAAAGCAAGAAGCCCCGTGGGCATTCAAGGAAATCGCTCCCGTGATCGACACGCAAACCGAGGCAGGCCTCGTCGGTGCCGTCGCCGAATTGACACCGATTTTTACCATCAAAGGCTGA
- the surE gene encoding 5'/3'-nucleotidase SurE: MQKVPKILVCNDDGITAQGIKALCQVAREFGEVIVVAPDSAQSGMGHAITIGEPLRLVEEEFEPGHKGWACSGTPADCVKLATGVLMDEKPDLLISGINHGANYSISVVYSGTMSAAMEGAIEGIPSIGFSLCDFAHDADFSASKEIARVIIRKALHAHMPAGTLLNVNIPKLPMSEIKGIRITRQAIGRWVEEFDQRLDPYGRKYYWLTGKFKQEDEGQDTDTWALDNGFVSVCPVQFDLTAHHAMAAFNQWNLQIP, from the coding sequence ATGCAAAAGGTTCCGAAAATATTGGTTTGCAACGATGACGGCATCACCGCCCAAGGCATCAAGGCACTTTGTCAGGTGGCGCGCGAATTTGGCGAAGTGATCGTCGTCGCGCCCGATAGCGCACAAAGCGGTATGGGTCATGCGATTACGATTGGCGAACCGCTGCGCCTGGTGGAAGAGGAATTTGAGCCCGGACACAAAGGATGGGCCTGCTCCGGGACCCCGGCGGACTGCGTGAAGTTGGCAACCGGCGTTTTGATGGACGAGAAGCCGGATTTGCTCATTTCGGGGATCAACCATGGCGCCAATTATTCGATTTCCGTGGTGTATTCCGGAACCATGTCGGCGGCCATGGAAGGTGCGATCGAAGGGATTCCGTCCATCGGATTCAGCTTGTGCGACTTCGCCCACGATGCCGACTTCAGTGCTTCGAAGGAAATTGCAAGAGTCATCATTCGGAAGGCCTTGCACGCCCACATGCCCGCGGGAACCTTGCTGAACGTGAACATTCCCAAACTGCCGATGTCGGAAATCAAAGGCATTCGCATCACACGGCAGGCCATCGGACGTTGGGTCGAAGAATTTGACCAACGGCTCGATCCCTACGGACGGAAATATTACTGGCTCACCGGCAAATTCAAGCAAGAGGACGAAGGTCAAGACACCGACACTTGGGCCTTGGACAATGGATTCGTCAGCGTTTGCCCCGTGCAGTTTGACCTCACCGCCCACCATGCAATGGCTGCATTCAACCAATGGAATCTCCAAATCCCCTGA
- a CDS encoding EI24 domain-containing protein has product MSFQTEFSRGIKAYSEAHTVIFKYKLTKYLIIPAIVTVIYSGLFFWLASSVAGSISTDAESYPWWLSWMGSAIKWFMKTVYWVAVAAFFFISIKYVVQVVLAPILSNLSVAVEKKVLGLETPEITWKEAIQDIGRSLLLAIRNSIHEFFTCLALGLLPGVGQIASIAVSSYFYGFGYMDYVMERKRMTIKQSVAFCRQHKGLAIGLGVVMYFLMLIPIVGWAFAPTYATVAATLETLRILKETNTGQQEDVFSGRSSNPITA; this is encoded by the coding sequence ATGAGTTTTCAAACAGAATTCAGCCGTGGAATCAAAGCGTACAGCGAAGCGCACACGGTGATTTTTAAGTACAAACTCACCAAATACCTGATTATTCCAGCCATTGTGACCGTGATTTATTCCGGCCTGTTTTTTTGGTTGGCATCGTCGGTTGCTGGCAGTATTTCGACGGATGCAGAATCTTATCCTTGGTGGCTGAGTTGGATGGGCTCGGCGATCAAATGGTTCATGAAAACCGTTTATTGGGTCGCGGTGGCCGCATTTTTCTTCATCAGCATCAAATATGTGGTACAGGTGGTTTTGGCTCCGATCCTCAGCAATTTGAGTGTCGCCGTCGAAAAGAAAGTCCTGGGACTGGAAACGCCGGAAATCACCTGGAAGGAAGCGATTCAGGACATCGGTCGCTCCCTTTTGTTGGCCATTCGCAATTCCATTCACGAATTTTTCACCTGCCTTGCCCTTGGCTTGCTTCCCGGCGTCGGGCAAATCGCTTCGATCGCCGTTTCCAGCTATTTCTACGGATTTGGGTACATGGACTACGTGATGGAACGCAAACGGATGACGATCAAGCAATCGGTCGCATTTTGTCGTCAACACAAAGGCCTCGCCATCGGATTGGGTGTGGTCATGTATTTTTTGATGCTCATTCCAATTGTTGGATGGGCGTTTGCGCCGACCTACGCTACCGTAGCGGCAACGTTGGAAACACTTCGCATTTTGAAGGAAACCAACACGGGTCAACAGGAGGACGTTTTCTCCGGTAGGTCTTCGAATCCCATCACAGCATAA
- the lpxB gene encoding lipid-A-disaccharide synthase, producing MESPNPLKIYVIAGEASGDLHGKNLFLGFKQHRSDLIFRGVGGDGLRSQGMTLVKHIRDTNFMGFTQVLANLGKIKQLFKAVKADVVEFKPDAVVLIDYPGFNLRIAKWFKSRGIKVYYYISPTVWAWKKSRIHKIKARVDKLFAILPFEKPFYAAEGYEVEYCGHPLLDEIAGRQFHPEETRRQLLDPDERLIALLPGSRKQEISRMLPQMLAIKNRFPRSRFVVAGAPTLTPEVYAEIIGNADVPVLFGHTYDLLAAADAALVTSGTATLETALFGVPQVICYAANGLSVWIARKLIKVRFIGLVNLILDREVVRELIQQDLHPEALAAELRRLLDDPKRKAQVKADYAELHEKLGEPGASGRVAKRILELMGQ from the coding sequence ATGGAATCTCCAAATCCCCTGAAAATCTACGTGATCGCGGGCGAAGCCTCCGGAGACTTGCATGGCAAGAATCTCTTTCTGGGCTTCAAACAACACCGTTCTGATTTGATTTTCAGAGGCGTAGGTGGCGATGGATTGCGAAGTCAAGGGATGACCCTCGTCAAGCACATCCGCGACACCAATTTTATGGGTTTCACGCAGGTTTTGGCCAATCTTGGCAAAATCAAGCAGTTGTTCAAAGCGGTAAAGGCCGATGTTGTGGAATTCAAGCCGGATGCGGTCGTGCTGATCGACTATCCGGGCTTCAACTTGCGCATTGCCAAGTGGTTCAAATCCCGGGGCATCAAAGTCTATTATTATATCTCTCCGACGGTCTGGGCCTGGAAGAAGTCCCGCATCCACAAAATCAAAGCGCGGGTCGACAAATTGTTTGCCATTCTTCCCTTCGAAAAGCCATTTTACGCCGCTGAAGGATACGAGGTCGAATACTGCGGTCATCCCCTGCTCGACGAAATCGCAGGTCGGCAATTCCATCCCGAGGAGACGCGCCGGCAATTATTGGATCCCGACGAAAGGTTGATCGCCCTGCTTCCCGGCAGCCGAAAGCAGGAAATCAGCCGGATGTTGCCGCAAATGCTGGCGATCAAAAACCGGTTTCCACGTTCGCGGTTTGTGGTGGCGGGTGCGCCCACGCTCACGCCGGAGGTGTATGCGGAGATCATCGGCAACGCGGATGTGCCGGTGCTGTTTGGGCATACCTATGATTTGCTCGCCGCCGCCGATGCGGCTTTGGTCACTTCCGGAACGGCCACGCTGGAAACCGCGCTTTTTGGCGTGCCGCAGGTGATTTGCTACGCCGCCAACGGCCTCAGCGTCTGGATTGCGCGCAAACTCATCAAAGTGCGCTTTATCGGATTGGTCAATCTGATCCTTGACCGCGAGGTGGTCCGCGAACTGATTCAGCAGGATTTGCATCCCGAAGCTTTGGCAGCCGAATTGCGGCGCCTGCTTGACGACCCCAAACGCAAGGCGCAAGTCAAAGCCGACTACGCGGAATTGCATGAGAAACTCGGAGAACCAGGGGCTTCAGGTCGCGTCGCAAAGCGGATTTTGGAATTGATGGGGCAATAA
- a CDS encoding S8 family serine peptidase — MPRIHRLFLLICLLVSSNLLFAQQKVWIFFRDKGPEQSKWAQNPESYLSPKSLERRVTLGIQPNAIDWPVSNTYKAQLQNAGIQVHASSRWINAVSVMTDKSLKDLQEICPAIAAMQPVAKFTNSRYEGFVDGSAAGKTGGSNIDYGQAQFQIEQLNLSCLHQQGKTGRDVLIAVFDAGFLNADTIPAFDSLWIQGRLLTYYDFVNHDTTIFDENNHGMNVMSTIVANLPGTMVGSAPHAKLALARTENVGSETNQEEDNWMMAVEWADSLGADMIQSSLGYTLFDSGSVSYSYADLDGNTTIVSRAADLAASRGILVVNSAGNEGNSPWHHISAPCDADSILCVGAVDFFGASAGFSGVGPSADGQVKPDVCALGVFTAVIGNSGQVANSSGTSFSAPLMAGFAACLMGAHPQRSNMEVIRAIRESASQFANPDTLLGYGIPDACKADSILTVWDSLGVSVAAPLAEVAAINVFPNPAGDVLVLENRKPENPVTKVEIVTVDGKTAMEFEKGDLGNSGRMQLQIKRLAAGTYILRITMRDGNAQTTRFIRN, encoded by the coding sequence ATGCCAAGAATTCACCGACTGTTTCTACTGATTTGCTTGCTCGTGTCCAGCAATTTGTTGTTTGCACAGCAAAAAGTCTGGATTTTTTTCCGTGACAAAGGACCTGAACAGTCCAAATGGGCTCAAAATCCAGAGAGCTATTTGTCTCCGAAATCATTGGAGCGCCGGGTTACACTGGGTATCCAACCCAATGCCATCGATTGGCCGGTGAGCAATACCTATAAGGCTCAATTGCAGAATGCTGGCATTCAGGTACATGCATCTTCCCGGTGGATCAATGCCGTGAGCGTCATGACGGACAAAAGCCTCAAGGACTTGCAGGAGATTTGTCCAGCCATTGCTGCGATGCAGCCGGTCGCCAAATTCACCAACAGCCGCTACGAAGGTTTTGTAGATGGTTCGGCTGCGGGCAAAACCGGCGGATCCAACATCGACTATGGACAGGCGCAATTTCAGATTGAGCAATTGAATTTGAGCTGTTTACACCAACAAGGCAAAACGGGGCGTGATGTTTTGATTGCCGTGTTTGACGCTGGATTTTTGAATGCAGATACGATTCCAGCATTCGATTCGCTTTGGATTCAAGGGCGTCTGCTGACGTACTACGATTTTGTGAACCATGACACGACCATTTTTGACGAAAACAACCATGGGATGAATGTGATGAGCACGATCGTCGCCAACCTTCCCGGCACGATGGTCGGTAGTGCGCCCCATGCAAAATTGGCCTTGGCCCGCACCGAAAATGTCGGTTCTGAGACCAATCAAGAAGAAGACAATTGGATGATGGCTGTGGAATGGGCGGATTCGTTGGGTGCAGATATGATTCAAAGCAGCTTGGGGTACACGCTTTTTGACAGCGGATCTGTGAGCTATTCCTATGCAGATCTTGACGGAAACACCACGATTGTGAGCCGGGCAGCCGATCTTGCTGCCTCACGCGGAATTTTGGTCGTCAACAGTGCTGGAAATGAAGGCAATAGCCCATGGCACCATATATCGGCTCCTTGCGATGCAGACAGCATTTTGTGTGTGGGAGCGGTGGACTTTTTTGGCGCCTCTGCCGGTTTTTCGGGAGTTGGACCAAGCGCTGACGGGCAGGTAAAGCCTGATGTTTGTGCACTTGGCGTGTTTACCGCCGTGATTGGCAACAGTGGGCAAGTCGCGAATTCCAGTGGAACGAGCTTTTCCGCACCGTTGATGGCCGGCTTTGCCGCATGCTTGATGGGCGCGCATCCGCAACGCAGCAACATGGAAGTGATCCGTGCGATTCGGGAGAGCGCAAGCCAATTTGCCAATCCCGATACCTTGTTGGGATATGGCATTCCGGATGCCTGCAAGGCCGATTCCATCCTCACTGTTTGGGATTCTTTGGGCGTGTCGGTTGCGGCACCGCTTGCGGAGGTTGCAGCCATCAATGTTTTCCCAAATCCGGCCGGGGATGTGCTCGTCCTGGAAAATAGGAAGCCTGAAAATCCGGTCACGAAGGTGGAGATCGTCACCGTTGATGGGAAAACCGCGATGGAATTTGAAAAGGGAGATTTGGGGAATTCGGGACGTATGCAATTGCAAATCAAGCGGCTTGCTGCTGGAACGTACATTTTGCGTATCACCATGCGCGACGGAAATGCCCAAACAACAAGGTTCATTCGCAACTAA
- a CDS encoding aldehyde dehydrogenase family protein, giving the protein MGNYRNILSVANFIAGEWQHTGVATHDVFDKYTGELLASLPLASAQQVGDAIACAHAGRRTMQGWSAGKRAKMLQTLADLLESKRTDFVDLIVREAGKPIGYARTELDRGVVTLRMAAEEATRFEGEVVPMDFGIGEGKTALTKRFPVGVVAGITPFNFPLNLVLHKVAPALAVGCPIIVKPAPQAPLTTMALAALILEAGYPPEAFQALVCDNIQAESLVRDERIAMLSFTGSDKVGWFLKSISGKKKIALELGGNAAVIVDETADVNKAAALICTGAYIYAGQVCISTQRIYVVDSVREAFEAALITHISQLKSGNPQEEGILNGPIIDAGHLQRIALWVSEAVESGAKILAGGHVLDAHRNLYAPTLLTNTDATMKVNTEEVFGPVAILESVPDFETAISKVNDSRYGLQVGIFTNRIDRMKLAHAELEVGGIIVGGVPGFRIDSMPYGGVKDSGLGREGLRYAMEEMTEMRLLVY; this is encoded by the coding sequence ATGGGAAATTACCGCAACATCCTCAGCGTAGCCAATTTTATCGCCGGCGAATGGCAACACACTGGCGTCGCAACACATGATGTATTCGACAAATACACGGGTGAATTGCTGGCATCCTTGCCTTTGGCGAGTGCGCAGCAAGTCGGGGATGCCATCGCCTGCGCGCACGCGGGGCGCCGAACAATGCAAGGTTGGTCGGCAGGAAAACGAGCCAAAATGTTGCAGACTTTGGCAGATTTACTGGAATCCAAACGGACTGATTTCGTCGATTTGATCGTACGGGAAGCGGGGAAGCCGATCGGCTATGCCCGAACCGAATTGGACCGCGGCGTTGTGACCTTGCGGATGGCGGCTGAAGAGGCAACGCGCTTCGAGGGCGAGGTCGTACCGATGGATTTTGGAATCGGGGAGGGGAAAACGGCATTGACCAAGCGGTTTCCCGTGGGTGTGGTGGCGGGGATTACGCCGTTCAATTTCCCCTTGAATTTGGTTTTGCACAAAGTTGCCCCCGCTCTGGCGGTTGGCTGTCCGATCATTGTGAAGCCTGCACCGCAGGCACCGCTTACTACGATGGCTTTGGCCGCCTTGATTCTCGAAGCAGGTTATCCTCCCGAGGCATTTCAGGCATTGGTCTGCGACAATATCCAAGCCGAGTCCCTCGTACGCGACGAACGGATTGCCATGCTCTCATTCACGGGCAGCGACAAAGTGGGTTGGTTTTTGAAAAGCATTTCCGGGAAGAAAAAGATCGCATTGGAACTTGGCGGCAACGCCGCAGTAATTGTCGACGAAACGGCCGACGTGAACAAGGCTGCCGCCTTGATTTGCACAGGAGCCTACATTTACGCGGGTCAGGTTTGTATCTCAACGCAGCGCATTTATGTCGTTGATTCGGTCAGGGAGGCATTCGAAGCGGCTTTGATTACACATATTTCGCAACTCAAGTCAGGCAATCCGCAAGAGGAGGGCATCCTGAATGGGCCGATCATCGATGCCGGGCATTTGCAACGAATCGCGCTTTGGGTCTCCGAAGCAGTCGAATCCGGCGCAAAAATCCTTGCTGGCGGACATGTTTTGGATGCACATCGCAATTTGTATGCGCCGACATTGTTGACCAACACCGATGCAACGATGAAGGTCAACACCGAGGAGGTCTTCGGGCCCGTTGCGATCCTCGAATCCGTTCCTGATTTTGAAACCGCAATTTCCAAGGTGAATGACAGCCGTTATGGCTTGCAAGTCGGCATATTCACCAACCGCATCGACCGGATGAAATTGGCACACGCGGAATTGGAAGTCGGAGGCATCATCGTCGGTGGCGTCCCCGGATTCCGGATCGACAGCATGCCTTATGGCGGGGTCAAAGATTCGGGATTGGGGCGTGAAGGCCTACGGTACGCGATGGAAGAAATGACCGAAATGCGTTTGCTCGTTTATTGA